From the Gadus chalcogrammus isolate NIFS_2021 chromosome 18, NIFS_Gcha_1.0, whole genome shotgun sequence genome, the window ACAATTCACCTCACATGTCTGCCCTTTAAGGGGCCGGGAGACCTCTACCTcggccgcgcccccccccccccccccccccccccaccctcagatGGGGGCGTCGTACTCCTCCAGGAAGCCTCTGAGCGTGTGCGGGAGCTGTTCACCTCGGCCCGCGCTCCCCCCCAGACCGCCCCCCCGCCGGTTGTTCAGGGTCCGGCGGCACAGGTGctgcagggaggagagggacgagGACAGGGGCCGGCGCAGCTCCAGCGCCACCTTCTCCCCGCCACTGTGGATCAGGTACACGCCGCCCCCCGTCGCCGTGCCCACCCccggccccgccgccgccgccgccgcccccgccgccgccgccgccgccgccgccgccgccgccgccgccgcccccgccgccgcacCCCCCGCCTCGCCCCAGTGCTCGGGGCCTTTGCCCATGTAGTGAGCGATGAGCTTCAGCACGCAGTCGAACTGCGGCGGCTGCCGGACGCTGTGGGGGTCCGGCTGCAGGAAGAAGCCCCCCCGCTCGCTGTGGATGCGCAGGTTCTTGGTGCCGCGGGCCGTCTGGACGGAGAGCGTGAAGAAGTGGTGGTGGTCCGAGGAGTCGCGCACCAGGAAGGTGCCGGGGGCTTCCGAGCGCAGCAGGGAGCTGGCCTCGCGGCCCCCCACGGCCCCCCAGTAGAAGCCGC encodes:
- the socs3b gene encoding suppressor of cytokine signaling 3b, with translation MVTLSRHKPAAMSSATPQEGRGRGSNLAPDRYKPFSSQAHYQQVMMALRKLRESGFYWGAVGGREASSLLRSEAPGTFLVRDSSDHHHFFTLSVQTARGTKNLRIHSERGGFFLQPDPHSVRQPPQFDCVLKLIAHYMGKGPEHWGEAGGAAAGAAAAAAAAAAAAAAGAAAAAAGPGVGTATGGGVYLIHSGGEKVALELRRPLSSSLSSLQHLCRRTLNNRRGGGLGGSAGRGEQLPHTLRGFLEEYDAPI